One genomic window of Mus caroli chromosome 12, CAROLI_EIJ_v1.1, whole genome shotgun sequence includes the following:
- the LOC110307146 gene encoding acyl-coenzyme A thioesterase 2, mitochondrial yields MVASSFAVLRASRLCQQGWKSWARLLVLPPLSTGGRTTWARTNATLSVEPEGRSCWDEPLSIAVRGLAPEQPVTLRSALRDEKGALFRAHARYRADAGGELDLARTPALGGSFSGLEPMGLLWAMEPXRPLWRLIKRDVQTPFVVELEVLDGHEPDGGRRLARAVHERHFMAPGVRRVPVREGRVRATLFLPPEPGPFPGIIDLLGVGGGLLEYRASLLAGKGFAVMALAYYNYDDLPKSIETMRMEYFEEAVNYLRSHPEVKGPGIGLLGISKGGELSLAMASFLKGITAAVVINGSVAAVGNTIYYKDETIPPVSLLRNRVKMTKDGLLDVVEALQSPLVDKKSFIPVERSDTTFLFLVGQDDHNWKSEFYADEISKRLQAHGKEKPQIICYPEAGHYIEPPYFPLCSAGMHLLVGANITFGGEPKPHAMAQVDAWQQLQTFFHKQLGSKS; encoded by the exons ATGGTGGCCTCGTCTTTCGCTGTCCTGAGAGCAAGCAGGTTGTGCCAACAGGGTTGGAAGAGCTGGGCGCGGCTGTTAGTACTTCCGCCGCTCAGCACTGGTGGCCGGACCACTTGGGCGCGGACAAATGCGACTCTGAGCGTAGAGCCTGAGGGCCGCAGCTGCTGGGATGAGCCGCTGAGCATCGCCGTGCGCGGCTTGGCCCCCGAGCAGCCCGTCACGCTGCGCTCTGCCTTGCGCGACGAGAAGGGCGCGCTCTTCCGAGCCCACGCGCGCTACCGCGCCGACGCTGGCGGCGAGCTGGACCTGGCGCGCACGCCCGCGCTGGGCGGCAGCTTCTCGGGGCTCGAGCCCATGGGGCTGCTCTGGGCCATGGAGCCCGANCGGCCTCTCTGGCGCCTGATCAAGCGCGACGTGCAGACGCCCTTCGTGGTGGAGCTGGAGGTGCTGGACGGACACGAGCCCGACGGCGGGCGGCGGCTGGCGCGGGCGGTGCACGAGCGTCACTTCATGGCTCCCGGGGTGCGGCGCGTGCCCGTGCGCGAGGGCCGGGTGCGCGCCACGCTCTTCCTGCCCCCAG AACCTGGACCCTTTCCTGGGATCATAGACCTTTTAGGAGTTGGAGGTGGCCTTCTGGAGTATCGGGCGAGTCTGCTGGCTGGGAAGGGCTTTGCCGTCATGGCTCTGGCTTATTACAACTACGACGACCTCCCCAAGAGCATAGAAACCATGCGCATGGAGTACTTTGAAGAAGCTGTGAACTATCTGCGCAGCCACCCTGAG gTAAAAGGACCAGGAATTGGGCTGCTTGGGATTTCCAAAGGGGGTGAACTTAGCCTTGCTATGGCCTCCTTCCTGAAGGGCATCACGGCCGCTGTGGTCATCAATGGCTCCGTGGCTGCTGTTGGAAACACCATCTACTACAAGGATGAGACTATACCCCCTGTGTCCCTTCTGAGAAACCGAGTCAAAATGACCAAAGATGGTCTCTTGGATGTCGTGGAAGCTCTGCAAAGCCCTCTGGTAGACAAGAAGAGCTTCATTCCCGTGGAAAGGTCTGACACGACCTTCCTGTTCCTTGTAGGTCAGGACGACCACAACTGGAAGAGCGAGTTCTATGCCGATGAGATCTCCAAACGCCTGCAGGCCCACGGGAAGGAGAAGCCCCAGATCATCTGCTACCCAGAAGCAGGGCATTATATCGAGCCCCCTTACTTCCCGCTGTGCAGTGCTGGCATGCACCTCCTGGTGGGTGCCAACATCACCTTTGGAGGGGAGCCCAAGCCTCATGCCATGGCCCAGGTGGATGCATGGCAGCAGCTCCAGACTTTCTTCCACAAACAGTTGGGTAGCAAGAGTTAG